One region of Sulfuriroseicoccus oceanibius genomic DNA includes:
- a CDS encoding transporter gives MISLPIDTSVDFGADNGTAVISNIQPVIPTQIGDWNLVSRFILPVAYVEGAIGSLPSIPEIPDIPTDEVFGLGDLNYTGFLSPAKSGAVIWGVGPSLMFPSATDPLLGAEKWSLGPSAVILTQPKPWSLGLLGRHLWSVGGASDRADVNQTLLQPFVNYNLDNGWYLMTDPVVLANWQAAPGQRWSVPVGGGIGRMFKIGNQPLNARLRGYYNVERPSGAPEWSVNFSLAFLFPK, from the coding sequence ATGATCAGCCTCCCCATCGACACCTCGGTGGACTTCGGAGCGGACAACGGCACCGCGGTGATCTCCAACATCCAACCCGTCATACCAACCCAAATTGGCGATTGGAATTTGGTAAGCAGGTTCATCCTACCCGTGGCCTACGTGGAGGGCGCGATTGGCAGCCTCCCCTCCATTCCCGAAATACCAGATATCCCCACCGATGAAGTCTTCGGACTTGGCGACTTGAACTACACCGGCTTCTTGTCGCCGGCGAAATCGGGGGCTGTCATTTGGGGCGTTGGACCATCATTGATGTTCCCCAGCGCGACGGACCCTCTGCTCGGAGCTGAAAAATGGAGCCTTGGCCCCAGCGCAGTCATTCTAACCCAGCCCAAACCCTGGTCTCTCGGGCTGCTGGGCCGCCACTTATGGTCGGTCGGGGGCGCATCCGACCGCGCCGACGTCAACCAGACGCTGCTGCAACCTTTTGTGAACTACAACCTGGACAATGGCTGGTACCTGATGACCGACCCCGTCGTCCTGGCCAACTGGCAAGCCGCGCCCGGCCAACGATGGAGCGTCCCCGTAGGCGGCGGTATCGGCCGTATGTTCAAAATCGGCAACCAACCGCTCAACGCCCGGCTCCGCGGGTATTACAACGTCGAGCGCCCGAGCGGAGCCCCCGAATGGAGCGTCAACTTCTCACTCGCATTCCTCTTTCCAAAATAG
- a CDS encoding PEP-CTERM sorting domain-containing protein (PEP-CTERM proteins occur, often in large numbers, in the proteomes of bacteria that also encode an exosortase, a predicted intramembrane cysteine proteinase. The presence of a PEP-CTERM domain at a protein's C-terminus predicts cleavage within the sorting domain, followed by covalent anchoring to some some component of the (usually Gram-negative) cell surface. Many PEP-CTERM proteins exhibit an unusual sequence composition that includes large numbers of potential glycosylation sites. Expression of one such protein has been shown restore the ability of a bacterium to form floc, a type of biofilm.), whose translation MNKTISVLAGLAMAVSANAATLAINFTGSTNTSVSGDLYGVTQADWNNVSGGGSTPTDTLVTSDTGQSATVTFSGRGTYRMNGTPVTVEESLFHGYLDDANDRGVTISLNMGAIATGFYTVTIFSASDNGGGGFNDITVNGVANSVTNDGNLGGLSNAHATTVVTGVTGDLSITTPVRNGSTRSSIAGFTVEYTAVPEPSSAALLGLGGLALILRRRK comes from the coding sequence ATGAATAAGACGATTTCTGTTTTGGCTGGTCTTGCGATGGCGGTGTCAGCGAATGCTGCCACGCTCGCCATCAACTTTACCGGCAGTACAAACACAAGTGTTAGCGGTGACCTGTATGGCGTGACGCAGGCGGACTGGAACAACGTGTCGGGTGGCGGAAGCACGCCAACCGATACGCTGGTTACCTCGGACACCGGACAAAGCGCGACGGTGACTTTCAGTGGTCGCGGCACCTATCGGATGAACGGGACGCCGGTCACGGTGGAGGAAAGCCTGTTCCATGGGTATCTCGACGATGCCAATGACCGGGGGGTAACCATCAGCCTCAATATGGGGGCCATTGCCACTGGATTCTACACGGTGACGATCTTCAGTGCGTCGGACAATGGAGGTGGCGGTTTTAACGATATCACAGTCAATGGCGTGGCGAACTCGGTGACCAACGATGGAAACCTTGGCGGACTGAGCAACGCACATGCGACCACCGTGGTGACCGGCGTGACCGGTGATTTGAGCATTACGACTCCCGTGCGCAATGGCTCGACCCGTAGCTCGATTGCTGGATTTACGGTTGAATACACAGCAGTGCCAGAGCCATCGTCTGCAGCGTTGCTTGGACTTGGCGGACTTGCGTTGATTTTGCGCCGTCGCAAATAG
- a CDS encoding gamma-glutamylcyclotransferase family protein translates to MFRLFVYGSLKRGLEYHDRFCSGAEDITQATLHGKLFHLEEGYPGLILPESTILAHGCTDYLRDLEIQDQHNALSPLPETPPADTQCVHGELMHFPNPIDSLPAIDWLEEFTPGEPSPYQRVLTTIMADHRPLAAWTYIATDLAMPNAIPVPNGNWTGPPSS, encoded by the coding sequence ATGTTCCGACTCTTCGTTTACGGCTCGCTCAAACGCGGACTCGAATACCACGACCGCTTCTGCTCCGGCGCGGAGGACATCACCCAGGCCACGCTCCACGGCAAACTCTTCCACCTCGAAGAAGGTTACCCCGGCCTGATACTCCCTGAGTCCACTATTCTCGCCCACGGCTGTACGGATTATCTCCGTGACCTTGAGATCCAGGACCAACACAACGCTCTCAGCCCGCTTCCTGAGACGCCGCCAGCCGACACCCAATGCGTGCACGGCGAACTAATGCACTTCCCCAATCCCATCGACTCCCTACCTGCCATCGATTGGCTCGAAGAGTTCACCCCCGGCGAGCCCTCACCCTACCAACGCGTGCTCACCACCATCATGGCGGACCACCGCCCGCTCGCTGCATGGACCTACATCGCCACCGATCTGGCAATGCCCAACGCCATCCCCGTCCCCAACGGCAACTGGACCGGCCCGCCAAGTTCATAA